The window ATTAACACCAATATTCACTAACAAAAATTGAAGTATATTAAATTTCCTTGCTTTAGATAATTTATAAAGTTAAGTTTGTCATTGTATACACAGTTAAAATTGTTGCTAAATTAGTCGGTTTGGAATGATGGAGTGCACAATATGGTTGATGTTGAACTGAACCCCATTTGTGGGAACCAATGGTAAGACCCTACAAATGGAGAATAACATAGAGGACACTATCCATGGTTTAAGTGTCATGTTGGTCAAATTGATTGACAAAATCAACATGTCATTAATCAAAGTACACCAAAACATTATTCTTAATAATAGAAACATTAGAACATGGTAACacaatttcatatatatagtttgatTAATAAAGTTATAACCATTCCAAAATCACCAATCCATAGGTAAGTGAATATCACTGAATAAGGTAGGCCTAAATGAGATAACAAAACTTAGGGCAACATTAAGGTACACATTGCTTGTACCTATACATCTAAAGGATAAACTAACAATGTAACATTTGGTAGGTGAAAGAAACACGCATTTTGACAAGACCATTTAAGGCTTTCTcaaacaaaataagataaaaacaaataatggcAGCAACACATCAAATAAACATCATAAACTTTTATTTGGAGGAGGCAATTTACTCTCGTTTTCTTTAAAATTGTGCTGAAGAAAAGTGTCTCCTCTATTCATGTCCATAACAAGAGCTACATCATTTCCACCAACTTATAGCTTCAGGAAAGTATGTGAGAACTCCTTCACAATACCTATCAAGGTCTTCTTACTCCTCTAGCCTACCATGGTCATTATTGTAGTGTCTTTAGTGTGGCAACTCACCATTGATGAAGCCATTCCGACCAATTGAATAGTCTTTGGCTTCTCAGGAAGCAAATTTAGACCATTATTGACAACAACTTCATCTTCCTTGTGTCTTCCCAATTTTCCTCTTCAATTGTGTCATCTACAAGATGGGTAGTTTTCCTAGGTTGTGGGGACTATACATCAAAAGGTCCTATCGTAGGAAAACATGACCTACTGTTCAAAGAAAATGAGCGTACAAAGGTCCAACTTCCATTCTCGTATTGTACTTTAAGAAGTCGTATGTAGGCTGCTTCCAGTATAACATGATGAAGTGAAGCTAGTATTGGTTTTATAGTaataacaattttcttttttgtatgtttattaactttttattttttacatcgAGTACATATGTGTTTATATATACACAAACAAAACTTATAAATATAAGTGCATTATATATAGGGAAGGGGTGTacattttttatcatcaaacaACTATATGCATAGGCAAACTGAGAAAATGGCATACCATCATTCATGAATCTAATGGTGTTTATTACATAAACGGGTGTACTTAAGTTACAAATTATGGGGATCAACCAATCTAAAGATGTACTCAATCatagtaaaatatttatagCCTGTGAATGGTCAATTGCAATTGTTGTTCTTCAGGCACTAACTTTCACAAATTTCCAAACTTgtattaacaaaatatattacaatgaaaaaaataacaaacaagGCATGACATCCTTACTTCATCTATTGGTGAAGATATATGTATATGACAAAGAAAAGTCAGAACTAAGAAATAGGAAATAAGCAGATGTCAAGTATAACTCAATGTCTTCCCTATATGTAATATGTTCTTCCATCCttccaagccatatgaattgAACTGTCAACTGTGTAGTGATGTCATCAACTCTCATGTGTCCATCTTTAGGCAGTTCAACATGGTTAGCATCTTTAAACTGCGTTGCAACAATAAAAATGGCCAATGTAATGTTGTCACCATCATAGCTACACATTGTCAGTTAGTCACTCCATTCGTAAGAGGATGGTTGGTCCCAACTATAATAGGCGTCTCTTACTTTGTCTTGGGTGCTtgaaaaaagatggaaaaatagTAGTTGAAAATAGACCAGAGATACCGGGAagcattgaaaatgaaagtaGATTTCTATCAAGGTTTGCTAGGTGTATGATAACGAaagtttcaaaatgaaaaaattttatgCTATTATGCAATTGATACCAATGTTGTACTAGCAATGTGTTATTCTCCTAATCATCCTCCTAATCACCCATTACCCAAAATTGATCATgttaatgagatcataagagtCTAGTCGGAACCCCCCAATTTACTCACCTCAAAACTTCAAGATCCTTCATTACTCCTCTTTCCAACATCAAATCAACTTCCAAACACTTGCTTTGtagataaaatgtttttaatattgcAAAATGGAGTAATCATAATGGTTGGATCGATTTATCTTATATCATCACTCAAATTGAAGCTTACAAATTAtcataatcaaatattttaaatattgctCAAATGAGattataatggttttatttGATATCATCACTAAAATTCAAGCCTTCAAACATCCTCTATAAAGAAGTTCCAAAAGACTACAAGAAAGAGTTTCCACTGAAAGCAAACAATGAAACCATAGACGCTTTGCGAAATATGTACCCACATAGTCCAACAAACTATAGAAATTCACAAACACTACCTACAATTTTTGCtaaccataaaaaaatttatgcaatttaattcttattgttattattacttTCAGTGTGAACAACTATGATTGAATTATTAAGTATTTGCCCTGAAGAGGATCTTGCCTAATTATAGTCATCaaacaaccattttttttttactaaaatcgTCCAAGATCAACGCCCTCGTTACTTATCAATTTTGCATTAAGTGGGTATTGATGTTAAACCATATATCAACCATCTCAAGCCACTAATCAGTAGTGAATAACAACTTATATACTATACAATtgcaaacttgtgttaaaaccAATAGGAGCCAAATAACAAGAAGTTTGAGCAAAGGAAAACACAGAGAAAATTGGATTGagcaatagaaaaaaaatgcatattaagccacaaaaaaattccattaaaCAACACTAACAGAACAAgctaacttataaaaaaaaaaaaggggccTCATAGAGGGGTTCCAACATCAATGAGATTATTCAATGCTGGAAATGGCAACACAGGTATTCTATTGAGCTTATCAATGATCATCAAAATCCTAACCCTAATTTTGGATCTCAATTTGTCTCCCATACATGTAGTACAAAGAAATTAGAAATGGAATATACCATATACGGGATAAGAACTTAGAAATGGAATAAACAATGTagatatgaagaaaataaaaaaatacaaagctGATGAAAAAATGCCTTAAATGGAAAACTCATATGCGATTGATTAATcagaaaacacacacacacgaGGGAAAACTCTAGGTCAGTTTCCAAATGGGTATCTGATTCGATTTCCAACACGTGAAGCTTTTGGTTGATTTCGATTTCAAATGAGGTACGAAATGACAAGTTTCAAAGATTTGGGGTTGGGCAAATCTCAAATTTGGTTGCTCATAAAGTAAATTGTAGATTTGAGGCTACGGATTCTGTTTTTGACAAACTAAAATGCGGATTCCAATTTTTGAGAAAGTAAAATGCAATTCCATTTTAGGAAATTTGAGATGTTTTCGATTTGGGAGAGacaaatgagagagaggaagaaaTATTAGATTTGGGAATTTTAGATCCGATAAGGTGGAGAAATGTAATCCAAATTTCAGACAaagaattggtttttttttttttttgaaataatggttGATGTGGCTATTGATGTGGAAGTCGATGAAGGCAATTTGGACAGAAAATTGACTCACACAAAGGGCACAATTCTCATATTAGTTTGCCCATTAATGGTTGCTTCTCATATTTCATATACTTGGGATCCGAAAACATATATTTCCCTAATAGCAGCCCCAAAACACaagtttctttttcctcttcccCAACCAAAGGAGGGACCCATGTGGCGGTTGGATAAAAACGCCTTGATCCCCAAATATATGGCTGGGAATTGGGATTCGTGTGCCGACACGTAGGAGCAGTTTCTTTCGTAAATCCTACATAAGTAAACTCATTAACCTTGGCCCTGGGATATGAGTGGATTAAATCGAGAGTGACGAATCCAAATCCGAATCCAAATCCAAAGGAGAAAAGGAGGAGTAGACTCACACGGGACACGGATAAAGATATAAGAATCCTAAGCAGATAACAGCAAGAGAGAAAAAGGATGAATGCTCTGGCCTTCTTCTCTGCCTCCTCGCCCCTCAATCTTCGTCGCTCCACAAATGCACTCgtctcttcatcatcatcatcatcatcttcttcttcttctcttgatGTCTGCAGTGTGAAATCCCCTTCCTCTGCTGTGGTGCACCGCAGAAGAAGGACGATATCTTGCGAGGTGGCTCTGAGGTCGGATTCCGcgacatcatcatcatcagcagCCTTTGAACAAGTACAAGAGGACGCAGCTGAAGAAGCCGGCAAGATCGGTGCTAGGGTTAGGGTTAAGGTGCCTTTGAAGGTGTTTCATGTTCCGAGGGTGCCTGAGGTGGATCTCACCGGAATGGAAGGTGTTCTTAAGCAGTATGTTGGAGTATGGAAGGGCAAGCGCATATCCGCCAATCTTCCTTTCAAGATCGGGTTCGTCGCGGACATTGAAGGCCGTGGCCCTGTCAAGTTCTTTGCCCATCTCAAGGACGACGAGTTTGAGTACGTTGATGACCCTTGAAGAATTGTAATCTAAggaaatttcttatttttcttttcttctctagtTTTCCGTTTTTGAAATCAATCTCTCCCTTCTACTACTGATGTTGCTGCTTGCATGCTCGCttcctttttccttcctttACTTTCATTGCTCAAGTAAATTCATGATAGCTATATAAATATCAATGGAGTAAGTTTCTACTACTGGTCGTTTGAGGGAAAAGTGTGCTCAAAATACTTTGTTAACTTGGATGAAGCAATGCTACTACATCTTTCTAATACCTAATAGTGAGTAGAAAGCTTTTGGGCCACATAGAAGAAGGGCAAGAATGGTGTGTTACAAATTTGAATGATAATCCATGACTGAGCTAAGCTCCTTATGCTTCTGACGGACCTCTCAACCCTGATATTCCGCTTCATTCTTGAAAACAATGAGTCTCTGTTTGGGTATTGGCAAGTAATGgggagagaaaaaggaaatgttCAAAGTGTATTGAGAAATGAATTCATCCTTTAGTAATTTGTGGCGTTTTGATTTCCTTCCCAGGTTCTCTCCCAGGTCTTTGTGTCCACTTGGACTCAAACTTGGAACCTCCCTCAACTGCACCCTAATTCCTTAACACTTGAGCCACGTCTCAGGGGTGCTGCCATTCTCTAAATCTCTCTTCAATCAACAACATCTAATGGCTTTTGATTGATGACTGAAGCTTGAATGATTGTCACTGTGTTCTTATTCATATTGGTGTATGACTCAGAATTTGTTTTTAGTGcctctttta of the Vitis vinifera cultivar Pinot Noir 40024 chromosome 10, ASM3070453v1 genome contains:
- the LOC100257686 gene encoding ferredoxin-thioredoxin reductase, variable chain, translated to MNALAFFSASSPLNLRRSTNALVSSSSSSSSSSSSLDVCSVKSPSSAVVHRRRRTISCEVALRSDSATSSSSAAFEQVQEDAAEEAGKIGARVRVKVPLKVFHVPRVPEVDLTGMEGVLKQYVGVWKGKRISANLPFKIGFVADIEGRGPVKFFAHLKDDEFEYVDDP